The DNA region GCCAGGCGGTGAGCACGTCCTTGCGCGCGTCGTCCGCCAGGGTAACGCCGCCGGCGCCGTCGGTCTTGAAGTCGGTCGGCTTGACGTTGCGGCGGTTGATGAGAGTAAGGGCCATGCGATCCGCCAGCCAGGGCCGCAGTTCCTCCATCATGTCCAGGGCAAGGCTGGGCCGGCCGGGCCGGTCGCGGTGGAGGTAACCGACCTGGGGGTCGAGGCCCACGGTTTCCAGGGCGGAGCGCACGTCGTGCAGCAGCAGGGTGTAGAGGAACGAGAGCAGGCAGTTCACGGCGTCGCGCGGTGGACGGCGGTTGCGGCCGTTGAAGGGGAACTCCTCGCGGCGCAGCACGAGCTGATCAAAGACACCGAAGTAGATGCGGGCTGCGTCGCCTTCCACACCGCGCAGAGTCTCGTCGTCCGCCGCTGCGTCGGCGTGGTCCAGAGCGCTGTTGATGCCGAGGATTGCGCCATGCAGCGCCTCGGCGTCCAGCTCGTGCTCGTGGTCGCGCAGGGCGCGGCGGAGCACCGCGCGGGTGTTGACGAGCTTGCCGTGGACCATGAACCGGGCCAGCGCGGTCCGGGCTTCGGAACTGTCCGCCCGGCGGAACTGCTCGCGCCGGAGCAGGACGTTGCCGGACGTGGGGCCGCGCACCGAGGCGAGGTAGCGTCCGTTCTCCGAAAGGAAGCTCACGGTTATGTCGCTTTCGGCGCAGGCATGGAGTAGGGCCGGGCTGGCGTTGACCACGCCGAAGCAGACCACGCCCTCCAGCCCGATAAGCGGCAGCCTGAGCAGGGTCTTTTTCTCCGCGCGGACGCAGAGAGCCTCGCCGTCCTTGGCCAGGTAGGAATCCTGCCGGGTGACGTACAAGGTGTTGAGGAGCTTTCTCACGGGGCGTCCTCCTGTTCGTGGTCGCGGTCTCGGCGCATCTGGCCCAGGTAGCGGACGGCGCTTTTGGTGCCCTGGGAGCCGTCGCCGCGGAAGATGTCCGGCAGGCAGAGACCGCGCATGGAGCATGCCTTGCAATGCGGCCCCTTGCGCGGCGGGGGTGTGACGGCGTCGTCCATCATGGCGTGAAGCTGTGCGGCGAGCTCCTCCACGCGGCGGCGCAGGGCGTCGTCTATGGGCACGGTCTCGCGTTGCCGGGTGGCGCCGTACCAGAGGGCTGCTTCCGGGATGGCGGCCCCGGTCATTTCCTCCAGGCAGATGGCCTGGGCCGCGAGCTGCACGCGGTCAGCGTCGTGCGCCTTGGCCTTGCCGCGCTTGTACTCCACGGGGCAGGGACCGGAGGCCGGGAACTCCACGGCGTCCGCCTTGCCGAACAGGCCGAGCCGGCGGGAGGCGATGGGCACGGCGAACTCGGTGCGCACACCGCGGCGTGTTTCCTTGCCGTGGCGGTCCGCCCTGTGGTGGAGGATGCGGCCGTAGGCGGTCAGGGCGTTCTCGTTCCAGGCCTGCTCCAGGTGGATAAGACCGCACTGCCGCTCGCAGAAGGCCAGATGCTGCAACGCGGAAAGCGACAGGAGGTCAGCATCGTCGTACATGGCGCGCTCCTATAGCGGGAAGGCGCCGCAACACACGGGCCGGCGCCTTCTACGCATGCGGTCTAAATCATGGAATGC from Oceanidesulfovibrio marinus includes:
- the cas4 gene encoding CRISPR-associated protein Cas4; translated protein: MYDDADLLSLSALQHLAFCERQCGLIHLEQAWNENALTAYGRILHHRADRHGKETRRGVRTEFAVPIASRRLGLFGKADAVEFPASGPCPVEYKRGKAKAHDADRVQLAAQAICLEEMTGAAIPEAALWYGATRQRETVPIDDALRRRVEELAAQLHAMMDDAVTPPPRKGPHCKACSMRGLCLPDIFRGDGSQGTKSAVRYLGQMRRDRDHEQEDAP
- the cas1c gene encoding type I-C CRISPR-associated endonuclease Cas1c → MRKLLNTLYVTRQDSYLAKDGEALCVRAEKKTLLRLPLIGLEGVVCFGVVNASPALLHACAESDITVSFLSENGRYLASVRGPTSGNVLLRREQFRRADSSEARTALARFMVHGKLVNTRAVLRRALRDHEHELDAEALHGAILGINSALDHADAAADDETLRGVEGDAARIYFGVFDQLVLRREEFPFNGRNRRPPRDAVNCLLSFLYTLLLHDVRSALETVGLDPQVGYLHRDRPGRPSLALDMMEELRPWLADRMALTLINRRNVKPTDFKTDGAGGVTLADDARKDVLTAWQKRKQEEVQHPFLEERIPIGLVPYTQAMLLARHLRGELDGYPPFIWR